A stretch of DNA from Sphingomonas sp. SORGH_AS_0879:
CCGCGCTGACATCGACCAGCCTCACCCGCTCGATCAGCCGCTTATATACGCGGTCATAAGCCTTGATGTCGGCGACGCGGATTTTCAGCAGATAATCGACCTCCCCCGCCATCCGGTAGAATTCGACCACCTCGGGCATATCGCTGACCGCGCGCGCGAAGGTGTCCAGCCACTCGGCAGAGTGCTCGGCGGTACGGACGCTGACGAACACCGCCATGCCGGCCTCCAGCTTTTCGGGATCGAGCAGCGCGACGCGCTTCAGGATATACCCCTCGTCCTCCAGCCGCCGGATGCGCCGCCAGCAGGCATTTTGGGAGAGGTTCACCCGGATCGCGATCTCCGCGACCGAAAGGCTGGCGTCGGATTGGAGCTGGGCAAGAATGGCAGTGTCAATTTTATCGATCATGGCGCGTTGATCCGCAAATTTCTCACATTCCAACCGCGATTACACCGCAGCTTTGGTATGATTTGGCAGGTGATTCCGCATATTCTTATCGACGAATAAGGAAAAGTCGATGTTGATGACCACCGCGAATCCACCCCATCAGGACACATCCAGCCATGCTTCGGCGGCCGAGCGGCTGGGGATCGTGACGGCCGAGCGCCCGATCGACCGGGATTTTGTCGCCCGTGCGCTGGGCGTGCTCGACCGCGACCGGCGTCGCTGCCCGGAGACGCCGTTGCTGGCGCTTCACCTGCCGGCGGCTCCCTTGATCGATCTCTATATGAAGGACGAGTCGGCGCACCCGACCGGCAGCCTGAAGCACCGGCTGGCGCGTTCGCTCTTCACCAGCGGCGTCGTGGCGGGCGTGATCCGCGAGGGGCGGCCTTTGGTAGAAGCGTCGTCCGGCTCGACCGCGGTATCGGAGGCCTATTTCGCACGGCTGCTCGACCTGCCCTTTCACGCGGTCATGCCCGCCAGCACCGCGCCCGCCAAGATCCGGGCCATCGCCGCTCAGGGGGGGCAGTGCCATCTAGTCGCGCCGCACCGCCTGTATGACGAAGCCCGCGATCTGGCCGATGCGCTGGGTGGGGTCTATCTGGACCAGTTCACCAACGCTGCCCCGGCGACCGACTGGCGCTGCGACAATATCGGTTCGGCGATCCTGACCCAGATGGCGGGCGAGCCGCATGTGGTTCCCGATTGGATCGTCGTCGGTGCGGGCACCGGCGGGACCGCCGCTACCATCGGACGCCATTGCCGCCATCGCGGTCTGCCGACCCGGCTGTGCGTCGCCGATGTCGAACATAGCGCCTTTTTTGCGGGGTATCGCGACGGGGATCCCGCGGCACGCTGCACCCAGCCATCGCGAATCGAGGGGGTCGGACGTCCGCGAGTCGAGCCGTCCTTCCTGCCCGGTACGATCGACCGGATGATGAAGCTGCCCGATGCCGTGTCGATCGCCGGGATGCGGATCGCCAGCGAACTGCTCGGCCGTCCGGTGGGCCCGTCGACGGGAACGAACTTCGTCGCAACCGCGATGCTGGCGCTGGAAATGACGGCCGCCGAACAGGTCGGTTCGGTCGCCACCCTGATCTGCGACCACGGCGCGCGCTATGCCGATTGCCACCATGATCGACGCTGGCTGGCGCAACAGGGCCTTGCCGAAAGCGTCGACGCTGCCGAGATGAGCCTGCGACATATGTTTCTCAAGGATGCCGAATGACCATGAATCCGCTTCTTGCCGATACCGACCTTCCTGATTTCGCCGCGATCCGGCCGGAGCATCTGGTTCCGGCCGTCGACCAGATGATCGCCGACGCGCGCGCCGCCGCCGACCGGATCGGCGGCTCCAACGCCAGCGACTTCGCCGATGTCGTATTGGCCAGCGAGCGGGCGGGCTTCGCGATCGCGCGCGGCTGGTCGCCGGCAAGCCATCTCCATTCTGTCGCCGACACGCCCGAACTGCGCGCCGCCTTTGCCGAGGCGCAGGCCAAGCTGGCCGAATATGGGCTGGAGGCGGGACAGGACCCGCGCCTGTTCGCCGCCTTCAACCGGGTGAACCTGGCGCCGCTGACCGAGGCGGAGGCGCGCGCCGTGGTGCTGGCGCGGCGCGATTTCACCTTGTCGGGCGTCGGGTTGGACGATGCCGCCAAGGCGCGCTTCCGCGAGATCGGGGTCGAGCTGAACAAGCTGACCACCGAATTCGGCAATGCCGTACTCGATTCGAGCGAGGCTTGGAGCGAGCACGTCACCGACGAGGCACTGCTGTCGGGCCTGACCGACAATGCGAAGGCGATCCTGGCCGCCTACGCCGCCGAGAAGGAGTTGGACGGCTGGCTGGTCACGTTGCGCGAACCCAGCGTGCAGGCGATCCTGACCCAGGCCGACAATCGCGACCTGCGGGCGCGCGTCGCGAAGGCCTATGCCACCCGCGCATCGGACCAGGCCGCCGATCCGAGCCATGACAATAGCGCACGGATCGACCGTATCCTGGCGCTGCGTCACGAAGCGGCCCGGTTGCTGGGCTTCAGCGATGCCGCCGCCCGTTCGGTCGAAACCAAGATGGCGCAGTCGGCGGACGAGGCGCTGGCCTTCCTGTCCGACTTGGCCACCCGCGCGCGCCCGCTCGCCGAGCGCGAACTGGCCGAGGCGAGCGCCTATGCCGCCGAGAAGTTCGGCATCGCGAAGCTGGAACCCTGGGACACGGGTTATGTCGCCGAGCATATGCGCCGCGAGCGCTTCGGCGTCGATCGCGAGGCGATCCGGGCATACTTCCCCCTGCCCCGCGTGATGGAGGGCACGATCGCGCTGATCGAGCGGCTTTACGGCATCCGTCTGGTCGAGCGTGCGGGCGTGTCGGTGTGGAACGCCGATGTCCGCTATTATGACGTGCAGGATGCGAGCGGTGAGATCGTCGCAGGGGTCTATTGCGATTTCCATGCGCGTGCAGGGAAACGCGGTGGCGCCTGGATGGATGTGTGCCGTCCGCGCTTCCGCGATGCCGATCGCTTCCACCGGCCGATCGCCTATCTGACCTGCAACTTCCCGCCCGCGACCGGCGACACCCCTGCCCTGCTGGCGCATGGCGATGTCGTCACGCTGCTGCACGAGTTCGGCCATGTGTTGCACCATCTGCTGACCGAGGTCGATCTGCCGTCGATCGGCGGGATTTCGGGCGTGGAATGGGATGCGGTCGAGTTGCCCAGCCAGTTCATGGAGAATTTCGCCTGGGACCGTGCCACGCTGACCGCCTTGTCGGCGCATGTCGAAACCGGCGAGCCGCTGCCCGATGACCTTTTCGCCAAGATGCTGGCGGCGCGGCGTTTCCAGGCCGGGCTGTTCCTGCTCCGCCAGATCGAGTTCGCGACCTTCGACCTGCGGCTCCACCGGGATTACGATCCGGCAACGGGCGGCCGGGTGATGGAGGTGCTGAACGCGGTGCGCGACGAAGTGGCGGTGATCCGTCCGCCGGAGTGGAATCGCTTCCCGCACAGCTTCAGCCACATCTTCGCGGGGGGCTATGCGGCGGGCTATTACAGCTATCTCTGGGCCGAGCTACTGTCGGCGGACGCCTTCGCCGCATTCGCTGAGGAAGGCCAGGCGGCGGGCGACCGTTTCCGCCGCGAGGTGCTGGCACGCGGGGCGAGCCGCCCGGCGGCGGAGAATTTCCGCGCCTTCCGGGGCCGCGCACCGCAGCCGGACGCGCTGCTGCGCCATCACGGGCTGGCGGCGTAATCACAGGGGCCGGGCCGTCGATCGGCCTGGCTTTTTTCCTATCCCGGACGTGCCGAACCATCATCGTCGCGCGAGAGATGTCGACTGATAGAATGCGGGCATGTCCCGTGTTCGCGATCAACTTGCGGTTCATGCAAAGCGCTAGGCCGAACGGTACGATGCCGAAACGCACAAAAGGCCCCACCGGTCAGGTGACGCCGAATTCAATCTGCTGGTGAATGGTGGAGCCGAGGGGGATCGAACCCCTGACCTCTGCAATGCCATTGCAGCGCTCTCCCAGCTGAGCTACGGCCCCATCGATTTCGGCTATGCCCGGCGGGATGCGGGCTTGCCTGTCAGCGGATCGAATCGCGCTGAATCATCCGGCGGAATGGTGGAGCCGAGGGGGATCGAACCCCTGACCTCTGCAATGCCATTGCAGCGCTCTCCCAGCTGAGCTACGGCCCCATTCCGCTGTGGAGGCAGCCCAGTAGCGGGGCCGCCGGGGCTCGGCAAGCACTTTTTTCGAGCGCCCGCCGAGCCGTTCCGACACCTTAGTGTTCGTCGTCCTCGCTGGACGTTTCCACGCCCAGATCGTCGTCGCCACCCAGATCGACTTCATCGTCGGGCGAGGGCTCTTCGTCCTCACCGGTGATGTCCAGATCTTCGTCGTCACCGCCCGCCAGATCGCTGTCGGCTTCCTTGTTTTCGGGCTTGTTCTGCTCGAACGGCAGAGGCTGCTTCGACTTCAGGATGGGCTCGGGCTCCCACTGCGTCCCGCAATTGATGCAGGTGACAGGGTCGTCCTTTTCGAGGTCGTAAAAGCGCGTCGCGCATTTCGGGCACGTACGCTTCGTGCCCCATTCCGGCTTGATCATGCCGTGTATCACCTTTCGGATTGGGTTTTCCGCCGGAGCGAAAAGTGGGCGCGCCTTGCCACAGCGCAAGGCCCCTGTCAAAAGCCCGCGCCATCATGGCGCACACTCTTCCCCAGCCTCGCACCGTGCGAGCCGCCGCCGCCCTTCGCGGCACCATCGCCGTTCCGGGCGACAAATCGATCAGCCATCGCTCGCTGATGCTCTCCGCGCTCGCGGTCGGCGAAAGCCGGGTCGAGGGGTTGCTGGAGGGTGAGGACGTGCTCGCCACCGCCGCCGCGATGCGCGCGATGGGCGCGGATATCGTCCGGCAGGATGACGGGGTATGGGTGATCCACGGCGTCGGCGTCGGCGGGCTGCTCCAGCCCGAAACCGCGCTCGACATGGGCAATTCGGGCACCTCGACGCGCCTCCTGATGGGTCTGGTCGCCAGCCATCCGATCACCGCGACCTTTGTCGGCGACGCCTCGCTCTCCAAGCGCCCGATGGGCCGCGTCATCGAGCCGCTGTCGCAGATGGGCGCGACCTTTCAGGATACGCCGGGCGGCCGCCTGCCCCTGATGGTTCGCGGGATCAGCCCCGCCGTGCCGATCCGCTATACCCTGCCCGTCGCCTCGGCACAGGTGAAGTCGGCGATCCTGCTCGCGGGTCTCAATACGCCCGGCGAGACGACCGTGATCGAGCCGATCGCCACCCGCGACCATAGCGAGCGGATGCTGGCGGGATTCGGTGCGGACCTGACCGTCACCCCCTCCCCCGAAGGCCGGGTCATCACGATTCGTGGACAGGCGGAGTTGAAGCCGCAGAATATCGTCGTACCGGGCGATCCGTCATCGGCCGCTTTCTGGCTGGTCGCCGGCTCGATCGTGCCGGGCGCGGATCTGACCATCACCAATGTCGGCATGAACCCGACCCGCACCGGCATCATCGCCGCGCTGAGGATGATGGGCGCCGATATCACCGAACTCGACGCCCGAATCGTCGGCGGCGAGCCGGTCGCGGACCTGCGCGTCCGTCACGCCCCGCTCTCGGCGATCGAGGTTCCGCCCGAACTGACGCCGAGCATGATCGACGAATATCCCGTGCTGTTCGTCGCGGCGGCCTTCGCCAAGGGCACCACCATCGCTCGCGGGGCGGAAGAATTGCGCGTCAAGGAATCGGATCGCATCACCGCCATGGCCGATGCGCTGGGAGCCTGTGGCGTCGCTTGCGAGGAATATGAGGACGGCATGGCCGTGACCGGCACGGGCGGCGATCCGATCCCCGGCGGCGCGACCATCGCCACGTTGCTCGACCACCGGATCGCGATGAGCATGACGATCGCCGCGCTCCACGCCCGCGAGTCCGTGACGCTGGACGACGCCGCGCCGGCCGCGACCAGCTACCCCATCTTCTTCGACACGCTGGAAAAGCTGGGAGCCTTCGCATGATCATCGCCGTCGACGGACCGGCGGCGAGCGGCAAGGGCACCATCGCCCGCGCTCTGGCGAAGCATTACGGCCTGCCGCATCTCGACACCGGCCTGCTCTACCGCGCGGTCGCCGCGACGGTGCGCGAGATGAATCTGGACCCGACGCGCGAGGCGGATGCCGTTGCGGCATGCGGGTTCGACGACGCGTTGCTGGCCGATCCGTCGCTGCGCGATGACGAGACGGGCAAGCTTGCTTCGATCGTATCCGCGCATCCGCTGGTCCGGGCGGCGCTGCTCCAGCGGCAGAAGCGTTTCGCCAACCAGCCGGGCGGCGCGCTCCTCGACGGGCGCGATATCGGCACGGTCATCGCACCCGACGCCGATGCCAAGCTGTTCGTGAAGGCCAGCCCGCAGGTGCGCGCCCGCCGGCGGCATAATGAGTTGGCTGCCAACGGCTCGACCGCGAGTTTCGAGCAGGTGCTCGCCGACATCCGCGCCCGCGACGAACGCGACAGTGGCCGCGCGGCCGCCCCCCTTACCCAGGCGGCAGATGCGGCTGCGCTGGACACCTCCAGCCTGACGATCGAAGCCGCCGTCGCCCGCGCGATCCAATTCGTCGACGCGCAGGTCGCCGCCAAGACGCGTCCGTAAATTCCTCCCCCTGCAAGGGGAGGGGGACCATGCGCAGCATGGTGGAGGGGTGTCCCGCTATCGAGAGGGCGACACCCCTCCGTCAGGCCTTCGGCCTGCCACCTCCCCTTGCAGGGGAGGAATAGACGCCCCCCTCTCCTTGCGCGAAATCCCCTTTTCGGCTATAGGCGACGCGCTCGCGGACCCTGTTCCGCGGAGAGGCTGACGCGGGGCCATGCCCTCAGCGTCCTTTCCGCATTTCTGGCGGACCGCCGCTTTTCCGTGTTTCAGTACCATCTTCGGGCTTGGTGGCGTCGGCATGGGGTCGGCGCGGCCATCGTCGAAGGTCTTGGGAATCGCCCGGACCGGAGGCGGAAAACTATCAGGAACCTAACCCTTTTATGGCAACCAACCCCCAGCCCACGCGCGACGATTTCGCGGCGATGCTCGATGACATGTTCGGCGGTGCCGACAGCTTCGAGGGTCGCGTCGTGCATGGCACCGTCACCGCGATCGAAAACGACATGGCCGTCATCGACGTCGGTCTGAAGTCGGAAGGCCGTGTGCCCCTCCGCGAATTCGCTGCCCCCGGCCAGAAGGCCGACCTGAAGGTCGGTGACGAAGTCGAGGTCTATGTCGACCGCGTCGAGAACATGCACGGCGAAGCGATGCTCAGCCGCGACCGCGCGCGCCGCGAGGCCGCCTGGGACAAGCTGGAGCTTGAATTCTCGAAGTCGGCCCGCGTCGAAGGCGTGATCTTCGGCCGCGTGAAGGGTGGCTTCACCGTCGACCTGAACGGCGCCGTGGCATTCCTGCCCGGTAGCCAGGTCGATATCCGCCCCGTCCGCGACGTCACCCCGCTGATGGACATCCCGCAGCCGTTCCAGATCCTGAAGATGGACCGCAAGCGCGGCAACATCGTCGTGTCGCGTCGCGCGGTCCTGGAAGAAACCCGCGCCGAGCAGCGTTCGGGCCTGATCCAGAGCCTGGCCGAGGGTCAGATCATCGACGGCGTCGTCAAGAACATCACCGACTATGGTGCGTTCGTCGACTTGGGCGGCATCGACGGCCTGCTGCACGTCACCGACCTGTCGTACAAGCGCGTCAATCATCCGTCGGAGATGATCGCGATCGGCGACACCGTGAAGGTGCAGATCATCCGCATCAACAAGGACACGCAGCGCATCTCGCTCGGCATGAAGCAGCTCGAGAGCGATCCGTGGGATGGTGCCGGTTCGAAGTATCCGGTCGGCGCCAAGCTGTCGGGCCGTGTCACGAACATCACCGAATATGGTGCGTTCGTCGAACTGGAGCCGGGCATCGAAGGCCTGGTTCACGTGTCGGAAATGTCCTGGACCAAGAAGAACGTCCATCCGGGCAAGATCGTGTCGACCTCGCAGGAAGTCGATGTGGTCGTTCTCGAAGTCGATCAGGAAAAGCGCCGCATCTCGCTGGGCCTCAAGCAGGCCCAGGCCAATCCGTGGGAAGCGTTCGCCGCGGCCCATCCGATCGGCTCGACTGTCGAGGGCGAAGTCAAGAACGCGACCGAGTTCGGCCTGTTCATCGGGCTGGACAACGATGTCGACGGCATGGTCCACATGTCGGACATCGCCTGGGGCGTGTCGGGTGAGGATGCCCTCAACCTGCACCGCAAGGGCGAAGTCGTTCAGGCCG
This window harbors:
- the cmk gene encoding (d)CMP kinase, translating into MIIAVDGPAASGKGTIARALAKHYGLPHLDTGLLYRAVAATVREMNLDPTREADAVAACGFDDALLADPSLRDDETGKLASIVSAHPLVRAALLQRQKRFANQPGGALLDGRDIGTVIAPDADAKLFVKASPQVRARRRHNELAANGSTASFEQVLADIRARDERDSGRAAAPLTQAADAAALDTSSLTIEAAVARAIQFVDAQVAAKTRP
- the rpsA gene encoding 30S ribosomal protein S1 produces the protein MATNPQPTRDDFAAMLDDMFGGADSFEGRVVHGTVTAIENDMAVIDVGLKSEGRVPLREFAAPGQKADLKVGDEVEVYVDRVENMHGEAMLSRDRARREAAWDKLELEFSKSARVEGVIFGRVKGGFTVDLNGAVAFLPGSQVDIRPVRDVTPLMDIPQPFQILKMDRKRGNIVVSRRAVLEETRAEQRSGLIQSLAEGQIIDGVVKNITDYGAFVDLGGIDGLLHVTDLSYKRVNHPSEMIAIGDTVKVQIIRINKDTQRISLGMKQLESDPWDGAGSKYPVGAKLSGRVTNITEYGAFVELEPGIEGLVHVSEMSWTKKNVHPGKIVSTSQEVDVVVLEVDQEKRRISLGLKQAQANPWEAFAAAHPIGSTVEGEVKNATEFGLFIGLDNDVDGMVHMSDIAWGVSGEDALNLHRKGEVVQAVVLDIDPEKERISLGMKQLERGGPVAGGVAAAGDRLNKNQVVTVTVLEVRDAGLEVQAGDDGATGFIKRTDLGRDRDEQRPERFQVGQKFDAMVTGFDRSKKPTFSVKAMQIAEEKQAVAQYGSSDSGASLGDILGEALKARTQK
- a CDS encoding TIGR02300 family protein, which translates into the protein MIKPEWGTKRTCPKCATRFYDLEKDDPVTCINCGTQWEPEPILKSKQPLPFEQNKPENKEADSDLAGGDDEDLDITGEDEEPSPDDEVDLGGDDDLGVETSSEDDEH
- a CDS encoding Lrp/AsnC family transcriptional regulator, which codes for MIDKIDTAILAQLQSDASLSVAEIAIRVNLSQNACWRRIRRLEDEGYILKRVALLDPEKLEAGMAVFVSVRTAEHSAEWLDTFARAVSDMPEVVEFYRMAGEVDYLLKIRVADIKAYDRVYKRLIERVRLVDVSAAFAMEEIKHSTAIPLPGR
- the aroA gene encoding 3-phosphoshikimate 1-carboxyvinyltransferase — translated: MAHTLPQPRTVRAAAALRGTIAVPGDKSISHRSLMLSALAVGESRVEGLLEGEDVLATAAAMRAMGADIVRQDDGVWVIHGVGVGGLLQPETALDMGNSGTSTRLLMGLVASHPITATFVGDASLSKRPMGRVIEPLSQMGATFQDTPGGRLPLMVRGISPAVPIRYTLPVASAQVKSAILLAGLNTPGETTVIEPIATRDHSERMLAGFGADLTVTPSPEGRVITIRGQAELKPQNIVVPGDPSSAAFWLVAGSIVPGADLTITNVGMNPTRTGIIAALRMMGADITELDARIVGGEPVADLRVRHAPLSAIEVPPELTPSMIDEYPVLFVAAAFAKGTTIARGAEELRVKESDRITAMADALGACGVACEEYEDGMAVTGTGGDPIPGGATIATLLDHRIAMSMTIAALHARESVTLDDAAPAATSYPIFFDTLEKLGAFA
- a CDS encoding M3 family metallopeptidase; its protein translation is MTMNPLLADTDLPDFAAIRPEHLVPAVDQMIADARAAADRIGGSNASDFADVVLASERAGFAIARGWSPASHLHSVADTPELRAAFAEAQAKLAEYGLEAGQDPRLFAAFNRVNLAPLTEAEARAVVLARRDFTLSGVGLDDAAKARFREIGVELNKLTTEFGNAVLDSSEAWSEHVTDEALLSGLTDNAKAILAAYAAEKELDGWLVTLREPSVQAILTQADNRDLRARVAKAYATRASDQAADPSHDNSARIDRILALRHEAARLLGFSDAAARSVETKMAQSADEALAFLSDLATRARPLAERELAEASAYAAEKFGIAKLEPWDTGYVAEHMRRERFGVDREAIRAYFPLPRVMEGTIALIERLYGIRLVERAGVSVWNADVRYYDVQDASGEIVAGVYCDFHARAGKRGGAWMDVCRPRFRDADRFHRPIAYLTCNFPPATGDTPALLAHGDVVTLLHEFGHVLHHLLTEVDLPSIGGISGVEWDAVELPSQFMENFAWDRATLTALSAHVETGEPLPDDLFAKMLAARRFQAGLFLLRQIEFATFDLRLHRDYDPATGGRVMEVLNAVRDEVAVIRPPEWNRFPHSFSHIFAGGYAAGYYSYLWAELLSADAFAAFAEEGQAAGDRFRREVLARGASRPAAENFRAFRGRAPQPDALLRHHGLAA
- a CDS encoding PLP-dependent cysteine synthase family protein, which codes for MTTANPPHQDTSSHASAAERLGIVTAERPIDRDFVARALGVLDRDRRRCPETPLLALHLPAAPLIDLYMKDESAHPTGSLKHRLARSLFTSGVVAGVIREGRPLVEASSGSTAVSEAYFARLLDLPFHAVMPASTAPAKIRAIAAQGGQCHLVAPHRLYDEARDLADALGGVYLDQFTNAAPATDWRCDNIGSAILTQMAGEPHVVPDWIVVGAGTGGTAATIGRHCRHRGLPTRLCVADVEHSAFFAGYRDGDPAARCTQPSRIEGVGRPRVEPSFLPGTIDRMMKLPDAVSIAGMRIASELLGRPVGPSTGTNFVATAMLALEMTAAEQVGSVATLICDHGARYADCHHDRRWLAQQGLAESVDAAEMSLRHMFLKDAE